Part of the Triticum urartu cultivar G1812 chromosome 2, Tu2.1, whole genome shotgun sequence genome, CATACTAGTCCATGTGACAATGTCTTTTTCCTCTACTGTTTCAAACATTCTAAGTGAATGGTAAACCTCTCCACACTGCCCATATATATCTAGGATTCTGTTCTTCAGTACCAAATCAAGCAAATCATTTCTAATAGCATACGAATGCAGTTGCTTTGCCAGCAAACTGGTTTTCAAACCACTGCATGCTTCTAAAATACTTCCGATCATCATGGGATCTACCTTAATGCCCTCTTTCCGAGCTTCTCTAAACTTTTCCAGTGCCTCAAAATGCTGGGAACTCCGAGCATAACAAGTAATAATGGTAGTCCATGATATGTAGTCTTTAATCCTCATCCTTTCAAATACATGGGTAGAGTACTCTGTGTACTGACACTTCATGTACATGTCCATCAATGTATTTCCAACCTGTGTGTCTGTATCTAGCCTCTGCTTTATAGCATATGCATGAACCTCTCTGCCATTGAGTAACCAGCCCAATTGGCCGACTGCAGAACACAAGCTCACAATACAAGCATGGTCAGGCTGAAAACCACCTTGAAGCATTTCACCAACAAATTTGATGGCCTCGGCATATAAACCATTTTGGACATAACAGGACAGCATCGAGTTCCATGAAATGTAGTCTTTCTCATTAATCTCACGGAATACTCTATGAGCGCTGTACACATGGCCACATTTTGTGTACATAACAAGCAAAGCATTGCGCTGGATATTAACCTGACTGCCACACTTCAAAATTGCTGCATGTAGCTCCCTGCCAAGATTCAGCTGGGCTAACTCTGTACAGATCTGTAGCACCCCAACAGTTGTGTAAGAATTCATACTTAAACCAGCCCTCTGCATCCCTCGAAACAAGTTCAGAGCTTTCAAGAACATGCCGTTCTGCATACAGCCTGATATCACTGAATTCCACGACGCGACATCCCTCCCGCCTTGCAGCCGCTCAAACACCTGCAACGCAGAATCTAGAATGCCGCACTTGGCATACATCGCAATGAGCGCATTGGCCACAAGGGTGCTGCTATCAAGCCTGTGCTTAACCGCCAGCCCGTGCACCTCCCGCCCGCAACGACCATGCCCCTCCATCCCACACGCCTTGAGCACGGAGGCGAGCGTGCACCCATCAGGCGCCATCCCCGTCGCCGCAGACCAACGCATCGCCCTGTACACGCCCAAGGCTTCACTAGCGCTCCCGGACGACAGGTACGCCCCAGTAAGGGCGTTCCAGGAGAAGACTGTCCGGGCAGACATTCCGTCGAACAGGCGGCGTGCGTCCTCGACGCGCCCGCACTTGCCATACATGAAGAGCAGCTTGGTCGCGAGGAACCCGTCGTCGCCATCCAAAGAACCGGTGGCCACGGCATGCGCATGGACCTGGGCGCCCTGCGCGGCCGCCTTCTCGGCCGCGACGAGGTCAAGGACCAGGCCGTAGTGGTCCTGGGAAGGgacgcggcccggc contains:
- the LOC125538682 gene encoding pentatricopeptide repeat-containing protein At3g63370, chloroplastic, whose translation is MSVRLGRASKPTAAMATTVLSLPPSQIPYKKFSPTLPATSSPDHTSLKQLCREGNLRQALRLLTAGAPGRVPSQDHYGLVLDLVAAEKAAAQGAQVHAHAVATGSLDGDDGFLATKLLFMYGKCGRVEDARRLFDGMSARTVFSWNALTGAYLSSGSASEALGVYRAMRWSAATGMAPDGCTLASVLKACGMEGHGRCGREVHGLAVKHRLDSSTLVANALIAMYAKCGILDSALQVFERLQGGRDVASWNSVISGCMQNGMFLKALNLFRGMQRAGLSMNSYTTVGVLQICTELAQLNLGRELHAAILKCGSQVNIQRNALLVMYTKCGHVYSAHRVFREINEKDYISWNSMLSCYVQNGLYAEAIKFVGEMLQGGFQPDHACIVSLCSAVGQLGWLLNGREVHAYAIKQRLDTDTQVGNTLMDMYMKCQYTEYSTHVFERMRIKDYISWTTIITCYARSSQHFEALEKFREARKEGIKVDPMMIGSILEACSGLKTSLLAKQLHSYAIRNDLLDLVLKNRILDIYGQCGEVYHSLRMFETVEEKDIVTWTSMINCYANSGLLNEAVALFAEMQNTDIQPDSVALVSILGAIADLSSLAKGKEVHGFLIRRNFLMEGATVSSLVDMYSGCGSMSNALKVFNGAKCKDVVLWTAMINAAGMHGHGKQAIDLFERMVETGVAPDHVSFLALLYACSHSKLVDEGKCYLDMMETMYRLEPWQEHYACVVDLLGRSGKTEDAYEFIKSMPLEPKSVVWCALLGACRIHKNHELAMVAADKLLELEPDNPGNYVLISNVFAEMGKWNNAKEVRARISERGLRKDPACSWIEIGNNVHTFTARDHTHRDAERIHLKLAEITEKLRKEGGYIEDTRFVLHDVSEEEKVDVLHRHSERLAISFGLISTRPGTPLRIAKNLRVCADCHEFTKLVSKLFEREIVVRDANRFHHFRGGSCSCGDFW